A part of Haloarchaeobius sp. HME9146 genomic DNA contains:
- a CDS encoding HEAT repeat domain-containing protein: MSENESDADADAQSESEDVSVESLSERLDAIAEDLETAETEADLDDVESDLDAVASDLEDADLPEPEDDDEEDPAAELESRVSDLRDDLEDARGPYADEVVENIEEAKSTVADTRWTETGEPEVVDAVEAFLATDELDVDATVADIDDAGDALDDAIDAVEALALDPDEDAATIEALLEASKTLLSALDEAEEWDDLSVREQLDFHGFYDVLDHRKDYPPEWHAIKVFEREMQADKILIGLDMFESDFMQEHCMESLERLGPEEAIEPMMNLAQRRDKQAISVLGKIGSEEPVEMLLDYVDADSDPALQKVTFKALGEIGSEEAVQPLANKLAVENEIIRSRAARALGLIGDTRAVEPLADVLEDDEDDTVRASAAWALNQIGTERALDAVAAYGDDRSFLVQDEAEKAAVVEDEPETAA, encoded by the coding sequence ATGAGTGAGAACGAGTCCGATGCCGATGCCGACGCCCAGTCCGAGTCCGAGGACGTGAGTGTCGAGTCGCTCTCCGAGCGCCTGGACGCGATCGCCGAGGACCTCGAAACCGCCGAGACAGAAGCCGACCTCGACGATGTCGAGAGTGACCTCGACGCGGTCGCTTCCGACCTCGAAGACGCCGACCTCCCCGAACCGGAGGACGACGACGAGGAGGACCCGGCCGCGGAACTCGAGTCCCGCGTCTCGGACCTGCGCGACGACCTCGAAGACGCGCGCGGCCCGTACGCCGATGAGGTCGTCGAGAACATCGAGGAGGCGAAGTCGACGGTCGCCGACACGCGCTGGACCGAGACCGGCGAGCCCGAGGTCGTCGACGCGGTCGAGGCGTTCCTCGCGACCGACGAACTCGACGTGGACGCGACGGTCGCCGACATCGACGATGCGGGCGACGCACTGGACGACGCCATCGACGCGGTCGAGGCACTCGCGCTCGACCCCGACGAGGACGCAGCGACCATCGAAGCCCTGCTGGAGGCCAGCAAGACGCTACTCTCGGCCCTCGACGAGGCCGAGGAGTGGGACGACCTCTCCGTGCGCGAGCAGCTCGACTTCCACGGCTTCTACGACGTGCTCGACCACCGCAAGGACTACCCGCCGGAGTGGCACGCCATCAAGGTGTTCGAGCGCGAGATGCAGGCCGACAAGATCCTCATCGGCCTGGACATGTTCGAGTCGGACTTCATGCAGGAGCACTGCATGGAATCGCTCGAACGCCTCGGGCCGGAGGAGGCTATCGAGCCGATGATGAACCTCGCCCAGCGCCGCGACAAGCAGGCCATCTCCGTCCTCGGCAAGATCGGCTCCGAGGAGCCCGTCGAGATGCTGCTGGACTACGTCGACGCCGACTCCGACCCGGCGCTCCAGAAGGTGACGTTCAAGGCGCTCGGCGAGATCGGCTCCGAAGAGGCGGTCCAGCCGCTCGCGAACAAGCTCGCCGTCGAGAACGAGATCATCCGGTCGCGGGCCGCCCGCGCCCTGGGTCTCATCGGCGACACCCGCGCCGTCGAACCGCTCGCGGACGTCCTCGAAGACGACGAGGACGACACGGTCCGCGCCAGCGCCGCCTGGGCGCTGAACCAGATCGGAACCGAGCGCGCGCTCGACGCCGTCGCCGCCTACGGCGACGACCGGTCCTTCCTCGTGCAGGACGAGGCCGAGAAGGCCGCCGTCGTCGAGGACGAACCCGAAACCGCGGCGTAA
- a CDS encoding protein sorting system archaetidylserine synthase (This PssA-like phosphatidyltransferase, along with a PssD-like decarboxylase, is required in Haloarchaea for the archaeosortase ArtA to replace the PGF-CTERM sorting signal with a C-terminal lipid anchor.) encodes MLPRFVGRLSLADLVTTANASLGFVAVVVAFQDVELAARLVLLAGIADGLDGVVARYSGGSKVGPYLDSLADVASFSVAPAVLVYATATMTWPVAVGDLTARAVAALVLPALFVAMGVIRLGMYTAYDTADKYTEGVPTTLAATILAAAVLCGITDAALLLAGTAMFVYLMVSTIRYPDLLARDALLMGVVHGLAVLFPYFYGRTFPWAILSLALAYLLAGPWFYWRGGRVLAKWYGNA; translated from the coding sequence ATGTTGCCCCGGTTCGTCGGCCGACTGAGTCTCGCGGATCTGGTGACGACCGCGAACGCCTCGCTGGGATTCGTGGCGGTCGTCGTCGCGTTCCAGGACGTGGAGTTGGCGGCGAGACTCGTCCTGCTCGCGGGCATCGCCGACGGGCTCGACGGCGTCGTCGCCCGGTACTCGGGCGGGTCGAAGGTCGGCCCGTACCTCGACTCGCTCGCGGACGTGGCCTCGTTCTCGGTCGCGCCCGCGGTGCTGGTGTACGCGACAGCCACGATGACGTGGCCCGTCGCAGTCGGCGACCTCACCGCGCGGGCGGTCGCGGCGCTCGTCCTGCCGGCGCTGTTCGTCGCGATGGGCGTCATCCGCCTCGGGATGTACACCGCCTACGACACGGCCGACAAGTACACCGAGGGCGTGCCGACCACGCTCGCGGCGACCATCCTGGCGGCAGCGGTGCTCTGTGGCATCACCGACGCCGCGCTTTTGCTCGCGGGCACGGCCATGTTCGTCTACCTGATGGTCTCGACCATCCGCTACCCGGACCTGCTCGCGCGTGACGCCCTCCTGATGGGCGTCGTGCACGGGCTCGCCGTCCTCTTCCCGTACTTCTACGGTCGAACCTTCCCCTGGGCCATCCTCTCGCTGGCGCTCGCGTACCTGCTGGCGGGGCCCTGGTTCTACTGGCGCGGGGGGCGGGTGCTGGCGAAATGGTATGGAAACGCTTAG
- a CDS encoding plastocyanin/azurin family copper-binding protein, producing the protein MKRRTFLAAVSGSTLAGLTGCLAVGSTSRLNCADGCDIGMAASAFRPAEYTVSVGDTVVWKNTSSKAHTVTAYENAIPEEADFFASGDYDSEQAARDGWFGQRGGAIPSGESFSHTFEVPGTYNYVCIPHERGGMTGQVIVEK; encoded by the coding sequence ATGAAGCGCCGCACGTTCCTCGCCGCGGTGAGCGGCTCGACACTCGCCGGGCTGACCGGCTGTCTCGCCGTCGGGTCGACCTCGCGCCTCAACTGCGCCGACGGCTGCGACATCGGCATGGCCGCGAGCGCGTTCCGCCCCGCCGAGTACACCGTCAGCGTCGGTGACACCGTCGTCTGGAAGAACACCTCCAGCAAGGCTCACACCGTCACCGCCTACGAGAACGCCATCCCCGAGGAGGCCGACTTCTTCGCCTCCGGCGACTACGACTCCGAACAGGCCGCCCGCGACGGCTGGTTCGGCCAGCGCGGCGGGGCAATCCCCTCCGGCGAGTCGTTCTCGCACACGTTCGAGGTGCCCGGCACGTACAACTACGTCTGCATCCCGCACGAACGCGGCGGTATGACTGGGCAGGTTATCGTCGAAAAATAA
- a CDS encoding 30S ribosomal protein S3ae produces MSERSVSRKKQEKRWYTLHAPEQFDREELGTTPADEPEKVLDRTIETTLGDLTNNASENNTKLKFKVTDVGSDAAYTEFVQHELTRDYLRSLVRRGASKIDAHITVLTKDDYRVQIQPVAFTTKKADHSQERAIRKQMIKLVRENAREHTFEDLIDSIVEGRLSSAIYGEAKTIYPLRRVEIQKTTLEASPEEVAAEEETAVDVDEEDVAVDVDEEAEAEADADEDDEE; encoded by the coding sequence ATGAGCGAACGATCCGTTTCCCGAAAGAAACAAGAGAAGCGGTGGTACACGCTGCACGCCCCGGAGCAGTTCGACCGGGAGGAGCTCGGTACCACACCCGCAGATGAACCGGAAAAGGTGCTCGACCGCACCATCGAAACCACCCTCGGTGACCTCACCAACAACGCGAGCGAGAACAACACGAAGCTCAAGTTCAAGGTGACCGACGTCGGCAGCGACGCCGCGTACACCGAGTTCGTCCAGCACGAGCTGACGCGTGACTACCTCCGTAGTCTCGTCCGCCGTGGCGCGTCCAAGATCGACGCCCACATCACCGTGCTGACGAAGGACGACTACCGCGTCCAGATCCAGCCCGTCGCGTTCACCACGAAGAAGGCCGACCACAGCCAGGAGCGCGCCATCCGCAAGCAGATGATCAAGCTCGTCCGTGAGAACGCACGCGAGCACACCTTCGAGGACCTCATCGACTCCATCGTCGAGGGGCGTCTCAGCTCCGCCATCTACGGCGAGGCCAAGACCATCTACCCGCTCCGCCGCGTGGAGATCCAGAAGACCACCCTCGAGGCGAGCCCGGAAGAGGTCGCCGCCGAGGAGGAGACCGCCGTGGACGTCGACGAGGAGGACGTCGCGGTCGACGTCGACGAGGAGGCCGAGGCGGAAGCCGACGCCGACGAAGACGACGAAGAGTAA
- a CDS encoding KEOPS complex subunit Pcc1 has protein sequence MTRRATIRTEHDRPELVAAAIRPDNTDEMQTKVEDGAVVTHIERETTGGLHSTVDDYVVNVDVASRVVQHAEQQTTHKS, from the coding sequence ATGACACGACGCGCGACCATCCGGACCGAGCACGACCGCCCCGAGTTGGTGGCGGCCGCGATTCGCCCGGACAACACCGACGAGATGCAGACGAAGGTCGAAGACGGCGCGGTCGTCACCCACATCGAGCGGGAGACGACCGGCGGTCTGCACTCGACCGTGGACGATTACGTCGTGAACGTCGACGTCGCGTCACGAGTGGTACAGCACGCAGAGCAACAGACTACACACAAATCATGA
- a CDS encoding exonuclease RecJ produces MSHSSRTADGPADAASDIAGALERASFVHVVARADGDAVAAAGLVARALGDVGTPFQVSVGRTVDARTERVVRNERDPETTALVVGSSESEAYHLDPDDEPASVAAWRLAGELGGAPDSVLALAGAVAAGVTPGAGATERLVDAAETSGRLVRRPGLAIPTEDVADGLAASTLVHAPFSGERAVADELVADLDLDTPDETQGDAETQLDDDARRTLASLVAVETVGADDATTRAGDVLERALRPYTTPDGRFATVGGLADVLDCAAVGAPGTGVALALGHDVREGALDAWRETAHEAHEAVREATTHRYDGVFVARVDEAPVQVAARLVRDFRSPEPVALVVGDDEAAAAAVDDRDLAGVAARTVTQTGGSADGTPRTAYATFECETKQFITAFREAL; encoded by the coding sequence ATGTCGCACTCGAGTCGCACCGCCGACGGGCCCGCCGACGCCGCCAGTGATATCGCTGGAGCGCTGGAGCGGGCCTCGTTCGTCCACGTCGTCGCCCGCGCAGACGGAGACGCAGTCGCTGCCGCAGGGTTAGTCGCGAGAGCGCTGGGTGACGTGGGGACGCCGTTCCAGGTGAGCGTCGGCCGGACGGTCGATGCCCGCACGGAGCGGGTGGTGCGGAACGAGCGAGACCCCGAGACGACCGCGCTGGTCGTCGGGTCGTCCGAGAGCGAGGCGTATCACCTCGACCCGGACGACGAGCCGGCCAGCGTGGCCGCGTGGCGGCTTGCAGGCGAGCTCGGTGGCGCGCCGGATTCGGTGCTGGCGCTGGCCGGTGCCGTCGCGGCGGGCGTGACGCCCGGCGCGGGCGCGACCGAGCGACTCGTGGATGCGGCCGAGACGAGCGGACGACTGGTCCGCCGTCCCGGCCTGGCGATTCCGACCGAAGACGTGGCAGACGGACTTGCAGCCTCGACGTTAGTGCACGCGCCCTTCTCGGGCGAGCGTGCAGTCGCAGACGAGCTTGTAGCCGACCTCGACCTCGACACCCCGGATGAGACGCAGGGAGATGCCGAGACGCAGTTAGACGACGATGCGCGGCGCACGCTGGCGTCGCTGGTCGCGGTCGAGACGGTCGGTGCGGACGATGCCACGACGCGTGCCGGGGACGTCCTCGAACGGGCGCTCCGGCCTTACACCACGCCTGACGGTCGGTTCGCCACGGTCGGCGGCCTCGCAGACGTGCTCGACTGTGCGGCAGTGGGCGCGCCCGGCACGGGCGTGGCGCTGGCGCTCGGGCACGACGTTCGCGAGGGCGCACTGGACGCGTGGCGCGAGACGGCCCACGAAGCCCACGAGGCGGTCCGCGAGGCGACGACGCACCGGTACGACGGTGTGTTCGTCGCTCGTGTGGACGAGGCACCGGTACAGGTCGCGGCCCGACTGGTCCGTGACTTCCGGTCGCCCGAGCCCGTGGCGCTGGTGGTCGGTGACGACGAAGCTGCCGCCGCAGCCGTGGACGACCGCGACCTCGCGGGCGTCGCGGCGCGCACGGTGACCCAGACCGGTGGCTCGGCCGACGGCACGCCACGCACCGCATACGCGACCTTCGAGTGCGAGACGAAACAGTTCATCACGGCGTTCAGGGAGGCACTATGA
- a CDS encoding 30S ribosomal protein S15, protein MARMHTRRRGKSGSDRPVTEEPPEWSDVDADKIEERVVELAEQGYDPSQIGMKLRDEGVTGTPVPNVKLATGKKVTEILEENDATPDLPEDLRNLMERAVRLRAHMEENQQDFQNKRALQNTESKVRRLVSYYRGDELPADFEYSYEDAEEILEQSN, encoded by the coding sequence ATGGCCAGAATGCACACTCGCCGTCGCGGCAAGTCCGGTTCGGACCGACCCGTGACGGAGGAACCCCCGGAGTGGAGTGACGTCGACGCCGACAAAATCGAAGAGCGCGTCGTCGAACTGGCAGAGCAGGGCTACGACCCGTCGCAGATCGGTATGAAGCTGCGCGACGAGGGCGTGACCGGCACACCCGTCCCCAACGTCAAGCTGGCGACGGGCAAGAAGGTCACCGAGATCCTCGAAGAGAACGACGCCACCCCTGACCTGCCCGAAGACCTGCGCAACCTGATGGAGCGTGCTGTTCGCCTCCGCGCACACATGGAGGAGAACCAGCAGGACTTCCAGAACAAGCGCGCACTCCAGAACACGGAGTCGAAGGTCCGCCGTCTCGTCTCGTACTATCGCGGTGACGAGCTGCCGGCCGACTTCGAGTACTCCTACGAAGACGCCGAAGAGATCCTCGAACAAAGTAACTGA
- a CDS encoding GNAT family N-acetyltransferase, which translates to MRARMEPDTTTACAWNHGECEGTPFCPPRCPRFVDKHGHSLLVVPLTDEFVDPLVEMYRDYASEHRSMGLPPIGDSEIRRWIDRLHAKGQNVVALDGDRVIGHAGFVAGDDGPPEFLVYVHQDAHGRGIGTELTKHAIAFAADSGYEGLSLHVRDDNEAAVTVYRRLGFETAKREGNELAMVLDFEKGIAEEVRLAPAERAVVGV; encoded by the coding sequence ATGAGAGCCCGCATGGAGCCTGACACCACCACCGCCTGTGCCTGGAACCACGGCGAGTGCGAGGGAACCCCGTTCTGTCCGCCGCGCTGCCCGCGGTTCGTGGACAAACACGGCCACTCGCTGCTCGTCGTCCCCCTGACCGACGAGTTCGTCGACCCGCTGGTCGAGATGTACCGCGACTACGCCTCGGAACACCGCTCGATGGGACTGCCACCCATCGGCGACAGCGAGATACGCCGGTGGATCGACCGACTCCACGCGAAGGGCCAGAACGTCGTCGCCCTCGACGGCGACCGCGTCATCGGCCACGCCGGCTTCGTCGCCGGCGACGACGGCCCGCCGGAGTTCCTCGTCTACGTCCACCAGGACGCCCACGGTCGCGGCATCGGGACGGAACTGACCAAGCACGCCATCGCGTTTGCTGCTGACTCTGGCTACGAGGGACTGTCGCTGCACGTCCGCGACGACAACGAGGCCGCCGTGACGGTGTACCGCCGGCTCGGGTTCGAGACGGCCAAGCGCGAAGGGAACGAGCTCGCGATGGTGCTCGACTTCGAGAAGGGGATTGCCGAGGAAGTGCGGTTAGCGCCTGCTGAGAGGGCTGTTGTTGGTGTTTGA
- a CDS encoding Xaa-Pro peptidase family protein: MEPDFAALDEFLDDEGLDGYAFLDDESNSNLYYTTGFGAPDPFFAVYTPDSIGVLVSSLEYGRAKKESRADVVKRHGDYDIQAKREEHGDDAFLKVVGEFLEDLGVSSLAVESGFGVAAADKLREDGFTVTPDEDGVVGDIRAVKTDEEVDHVREAQHANEAAMARAEELIREASVEDGVLYHPEADEPLTSEFVKQEIEITLLRHDCSLDETIVACGQDAADPHDRGSGPLEAEEFVIVDIFPRNKASRYHSDMTRTFLKGEPTETQREWYEVTDEARKAALDAVEPGATGEEVNQAVVDVYQEAGYPTIFTDPQTETGFIHSTGHGVGLDVHEGPSISIRGEELKPGHVITIEPGLYDPEVGGVRIEDIVVVTEDGYENLTDYPIELVVD, encoded by the coding sequence ATGGAACCCGATTTCGCCGCCCTCGACGAGTTCCTCGACGACGAGGGGCTCGACGGGTACGCGTTCCTCGACGACGAGTCGAACTCCAACCTCTACTACACGACCGGCTTCGGAGCCCCCGACCCGTTCTTCGCGGTCTACACGCCCGACAGTATCGGGGTGCTCGTCTCCTCGCTGGAGTACGGCCGCGCGAAGAAGGAGAGCCGGGCCGACGTGGTGAAGCGCCATGGCGACTACGACATCCAGGCCAAGCGGGAGGAACACGGCGACGACGCCTTCCTCAAGGTTGTCGGCGAGTTCCTCGAAGACCTCGGGGTCTCCTCACTGGCGGTCGAAAGCGGCTTCGGCGTGGCCGCAGCCGACAAGCTCCGCGAGGACGGGTTCACCGTCACGCCCGACGAGGACGGTGTCGTCGGCGACATCCGCGCCGTGAAGACCGACGAGGAGGTCGACCACGTCCGCGAGGCCCAGCACGCCAACGAGGCGGCGATGGCCCGCGCCGAGGAGCTCATCCGCGAGGCCAGTGTCGAAGACGGCGTCCTCTACCACCCGGAGGCCGACGAGCCGCTCACCAGCGAGTTCGTCAAGCAGGAGATCGAGATAACCCTGCTCCGGCACGACTGCTCGCTTGACGAGACCATCGTCGCCTGCGGGCAGGACGCCGCCGACCCGCACGACCGCGGCTCCGGCCCCCTCGAGGCCGAGGAGTTCGTCATCGTGGACATCTTCCCGCGCAACAAGGCCTCGCGCTACCACTCGGACATGACCCGCACCTTCCTCAAGGGCGAGCCCACCGAGACCCAGCGCGAGTGGTACGAGGTGACCGACGAGGCCCGGAAGGCCGCCCTCGATGCCGTCGAACCCGGCGCGACCGGCGAAGAGGTCAACCAGGCCGTCGTCGACGTGTACCAGGAGGCGGGCTACCCGACCATCTTCACCGACCCGCAGACCGAGACTGGCTTCATCCACTCGACCGGCCACGGCGTCGGGCTGGACGTCCACGAGGGGCCGTCCATCAGCATCCGCGGCGAGGAGCTGAAACCGGGACACGTCATCACCATCGAGCCCGGCCTGTACGACCCCGAGGTCGGTGGCGTCCGCATCGAGGACATCGTCGTCGTCACCGAGGACGGCTACGAGAACCTCACCGACTACCCCATCGAGCTCGTCGTCGACTGA
- a CDS encoding prephenate dehydrogenase — protein sequence MTTLVVGAGAMGRWVAETVPGEVAFTDTDPAAAEAAATAVDGRAVALDSEETFEAVCLAVPMTVAADAIAAHAAKAETAIYDVTGEMATPVEAMRAHAPALERTSFHPLFAPENAPGNVAVVADAAGPVTDGVRDAMAAAGNDVFETTVTEHDEAMRSVQAKAHAAVLAYGLAAEDVDDRFHTPVSSALDDLVAQVTGGEDHVYASIQRVFDGATDVADAARRLADAAGEDAAEDAFADLYREAGRHHHEQRAQRDDTDTDNEDPQE from the coding sequence ATGACGACACTCGTCGTCGGCGCGGGCGCGATGGGTCGCTGGGTCGCGGAGACGGTCCCTGGCGAGGTCGCGTTCACCGACACCGACCCGGCAGCCGCCGAGGCAGCAGCCACGGCCGTCGACGGCCGGGCGGTCGCGCTCGACAGCGAGGAGACGTTCGAGGCGGTCTGTCTGGCCGTGCCGATGACGGTCGCCGCCGATGCCATCGCCGCCCACGCCGCGAAGGCAGAGACGGCGATCTACGACGTGACCGGCGAGATGGCGACCCCGGTCGAGGCGATGCGTGCACACGCACCCGCTCTGGAACGGACGAGCTTTCACCCCCTGTTCGCACCGGAGAACGCGCCCGGGAACGTCGCCGTGGTCGCTGATGCCGCCGGGCCCGTGACCGACGGCGTCCGCGACGCCATGGCCGCGGCAGGAAACGACGTGTTCGAGACGACGGTCACCGAACACGACGAGGCGATGCGGTCGGTGCAGGCCAAGGCGCATGCCGCGGTGCTGGCCTACGGCCTCGCCGCCGAGGACGTCGACGACCGGTTCCACACCCCGGTCTCGTCCGCACTGGACGACCTCGTCGCGCAGGTGACCGGCGGTGAGGACCACGTCTACGCGAGCATCCAGCGCGTGTTCGACGGGGCGACCGACGTGGCCGACGCCGCGAGAAGACTCGCGGACGCGGCGGGGGAGGACGCAGCCGAGGACGCCTTCGCCGACCTCTACCGGGAGGCCGGCCGGCACCACCACGAGCAGCGAGCGCAGCGAGACGACACGGACACCGACAACGAGGACCCACAGGAATGA
- a CDS encoding small ribosomal subunit Rsm22 family protein, with protein sequence MTQRDDIVANAKYLRNVRPIDPEEVCEYVEGHPHPAIVRQTLREEALSLELVERPDGTFAPVPDDPVTTTVDTVEALPNVYDEVIRDMLVERFGLDWAEGESGETLRTTIRRLKDDYYRRRDVEYDEVASLGYAIYHLPDFYAAIQYVLDDLVAKRLLPRKLRVLDIGAGVGGPALGLHDFLPEETLVDYHAVEPSAATGVLDRVLECTAPSFHTRITQTTAEAFEPEGEYDLVLFGNVLNELDDPEAVVRKYLPHLAEDGSVLALAPADKNTSIGLRQVERAVTDEATVYSPTVRLWPGHEPSDRGWSFDVRPDLATPESQRRLDEATPESDEAHEPGEFVNVDVQFSYSILRTDGARILDVTPSADRYAKMAAMDDHVSNRIDLLAVKLSHNLADDESNPLFKIGDGSQADDHYAVAVQQTSLNHDLHDAAYGDLLAFESVLALWNDDEEAFNLVVDEETIVERIPKPV encoded by the coding sequence ATGACACAGCGAGACGACATCGTCGCGAACGCGAAGTACCTCCGGAACGTCAGACCCATCGACCCCGAGGAGGTGTGCGAGTACGTCGAGGGACACCCCCACCCCGCCATCGTGCGCCAGACCCTCCGCGAGGAGGCGCTGTCCCTGGAACTCGTCGAACGACCCGACGGGACGTTCGCTCCCGTGCCGGACGACCCGGTCACGACGACGGTCGACACCGTCGAGGCGCTCCCGAACGTGTACGACGAGGTGATTCGAGACATGCTCGTCGAGCGCTTCGGCCTCGACTGGGCGGAGGGCGAGTCGGGCGAGACGCTTCGGACGACCATCCGCCGGCTCAAGGACGACTACTACCGCCGCCGGGACGTCGAGTACGACGAGGTCGCGTCGCTCGGCTACGCCATCTACCACCTGCCGGACTTCTACGCGGCCATCCAGTACGTACTCGACGACCTCGTCGCGAAGCGGCTCTTGCCCCGGAAGCTCCGCGTGCTCGACATCGGCGCCGGCGTCGGTGGGCCCGCCCTGGGCCTCCACGACTTCCTGCCGGAGGAGACGCTGGTCGACTACCACGCCGTCGAACCGTCGGCCGCCACCGGGGTCCTCGACCGGGTGCTCGAATGCACCGCGCCGAGTTTCCACACCCGCATCACGCAGACCACCGCCGAGGCGTTCGAACCCGAGGGCGAGTACGACCTCGTCCTGTTCGGGAACGTGCTCAACGAGCTCGACGACCCCGAAGCCGTGGTCCGGAAGTACCTCCCGCACCTCGCCGAAGACGGGTCGGTGCTCGCGCTCGCCCCCGCCGACAAGAACACCAGCATCGGCCTCCGGCAGGTCGAGCGCGCCGTCACCGACGAGGCGACCGTCTACTCCCCCACGGTTCGGCTCTGGCCCGGCCACGAGCCCAGCGACCGCGGCTGGTCGTTCGACGTTCGCCCCGACCTTGCGACGCCCGAGAGCCAGCGGCGACTCGACGAGGCCACCCCTGAGAGCGACGAGGCGCACGAACCGGGCGAGTTCGTCAACGTCGACGTGCAGTTCTCCTACAGCATCCTCCGCACAGACGGCGCGCGCATCCTGGACGTGACCCCGAGCGCGGACCGGTACGCCAAGATGGCCGCCATGGACGACCACGTCTCGAACCGTATCGACCTGCTCGCCGTCAAGCTGTCGCACAACCTCGCCGACGACGAGTCGAACCCGCTGTTCAAGATTGGAGACGGCTCCCAGGCCGACGACCACTACGCCGTCGCGGTGCAGCAGACGAGCCTGAACCACGACCTCCACGACGCGGCCTACGGCGACCTACTCGCGTTCGAGTCGGTCCTCGCGCTGTGGAACGACGACGAGGAGGCGTTCAACCTCGTTGTCGACGAGGAGACCATCGTCGAGCGGATTCCGAAACCGGTCTGA
- a CDS encoding Htur_1727 family rSAM-partnered candidate RiPP: protein MPAEERQRISDAPRATDGSEWEVFVRETTTGPLQHVGSVTAETWDIAYEQASSLFSFTATDLWLCPADAVHRFTPSTLDEAATPADD from the coding sequence ATGCCAGCCGAGGAGCGACAACGCATCAGCGACGCACCGCGAGCCACGGACGGTTCCGAATGGGAAGTCTTCGTGCGTGAGACGACCACCGGCCCGCTCCAGCACGTCGGCAGTGTCACCGCGGAGACGTGGGACATCGCGTACGAGCAGGCCTCCTCGCTGTTCTCGTTCACCGCGACCGACCTGTGGCTCTGCCCCGCCGACGCGGTGCACCGTTTCACCCCGTCCACGCTCGACGAGGCGGCCACGCCCGCGGACGACTGA